One genomic region from Ptychodera flava strain L36383 chromosome 14, AS_Pfla_20210202, whole genome shotgun sequence encodes:
- the LOC139150280 gene encoding DDB1- and CUL4-associated factor 4-like — MKLHSNHHNCILFICFSKIHIGCNSYHYIIHTLVDVQAYKTTKSLLHIVDAHFVNALDLGIQLPGFYYDREKKKYFRLLPGHNNYNPVTVDSLRKKELEKQKILVSGDKRKVVTSGGSTCQRSGKAKRMCGCNLPFPNYHHNLQLGTFSSQLSERLSHEKVIELLKLRPHSVFGPKPFDELTGTVSTMQADHKNDKLALVLKTEQHTLLWVSSIVPDRNDVKNVCAGKWKIANMFVKSKFTKVTNLTWTSHRKEEHSQLLLSYIGGPSSTSGVQVFRLGDSIEASSFCIHNSILKDTAWTCAWSNNDQYANRISVGLSRKAMIIDIATRNKTTCFTHNSDVFAQTFAVQSPVLFNGTRRGLILGSDLRAPNTDTSKGVQLKHSSSVCHLQLLQDENYLVSSDMASKILLWDLRSLKTVLEYEGHSNDHLHIPFHIDSTETVLYAGGMDTFVRFWSLKDGHKLTTIPSPQGVASTPIVQYSSTWSEQNIPGMLMANEKGLNWYTV, encoded by the exons ATGAAACTTCATAGCAATCATCATAATTGTATTCTGTTTATATGTTTCAGCAAAATACACATTGGATGCAACTCTTACCATTACATTATTCATACGCTTGTTGATGTACAGGCATATAAGACGACAAAATCACTTTTACATATTGTAGATGCTCACTTTGTTAATGCCCTTGACCTTGGCATACAGCTGCCTGGGTTTTATTATGACCGGGAGAAGAAGAAATATTTCCGTTTGCTGCCAGGACACAACAACTACAATCCGGTCACTGTTGATTCCTTGCGGAAGAAGGAActtgaaaaacagaaaatactGGTATCAGGAGATAAACGCAAGGTGGTCACTTCAGGAGGGAGCacatgtcaaaggtcaggg AAAGCAAAGCGGATGTGTGGCTGTAATCTGCCATTTCCTAATTATCACCACAATTTACAACTTGGCACATTTTCATCTCAATTGTCAGAAAG GCTGTCTCATGAGAAAGTAATTGAGCTGCTAAAATTGAGACCACACAGTGTGTTTGGACCAAAGCCATTCGATGAATTGACAGGAACTGTCAGCACTATGCAA GCTGATcacaagaatgacaaactaGCTCTAGTCTTGAAAACTGAGCAGCATACTCTGTTGTGGGTCTCATCAATTGTACCCGACAGGAATGATGTCAAAAACGTTTGTGCTGGCAAATGGAAGATAGCTAATATGTTTGTGAAGAGTAAATTTACGAAG GTCACAAATCTTACATGGACCAGTCACAGAAAAGAAGAGCATTCCCAACTTTT GTTGTCCTATATTGGTGGTCCTTCCAGTACTAGTGGAGTGCAAGTATTTAGACTTGGAGACTCAATTGAAG CATCCAGTTTCTGTATCCACAATAGCATCCTGAAAGATACAGCATGGACATGTGCATGGAGCAACAATGACCAATATGCAAACAGAATTAGTGTAG gACTTTCAAGGAAAGCTATGATCATTGACATTGCCACTAGAAACAAAACAACATGCTTCACTCACAATAGTGATGTCTTTGCACAGACATTTGCTGTCCAG AGTCCAGTGTTATTCAATGGGACACGGAGAGGCTTAATTCTGGGAAGTGATCTGAGAGCACCAAATACTGATACATCCAAAGGTGTGCAGTTAAAGCACAGTTCCTCAGTTTGTCATCTTCAACTGCTCCAAGATGAAAACTACCTAGTGTCCAGTGACATGGCATCAAAG ATACTACTGTGGGATCTAAGAAGTCTTAAAACAGTCTTAGAATACGAGGGCCATTCCAATGATCATCTACATATTCCCTTCCATATTGATTCAACAGAAACAGTACTCTATGCAG GTGGTATGGACACTTTTGTTCGATTTTGGAGTCTGAAAGATGGACACAAGTTAACAACAATTCCAAGTCCACAGGGTGTTGCAAGCACTCCTATTGTACAGTATTCCTCTACTTGGTCAGAACAGAACATTCCGGGCATGCTGATGGCCAATGAGAAAGGATTGAACTGGTACACAGTGTGA
- the LOC139150281 gene encoding RRP15-like protein isoform X1 yields the protein MAASMRQKKSKTKTKSFVKISYDSGSDADVESDVEATDAKETTDSPTHKIDQESSVNKSEDRLSSDEETPMEENEEAEGEGGKSGWADAMSKILGKPNGTKILSKARELKKVKVIEDEEKMEEVKRRKQKRDWREMSRAKPQVTEREYEKALQRTATRGVVQLFNAVKKQQKTLDSKLKEVGPSERKQAKVMQTMTKGDFVDLLKGTKANVLNKPRTDVMKKRKGSVGEGDKSAEDREHGASWNILREDFMMGAKMKDWDQGSESDEDRKGDHDDDDSDT from the exons ATGGCTGCTTCCATGCGACAGAAAAAGTCCAAGACGAAAACGAAGTCATTTGTGAAGATTTCGTATGATTCTGGCAGTGATGCAGACGTAGAAAGCGATGTTGAAG CTACAGATGCCAAAGAGACCACAGATTCACCCACTCACAAAATAGATCAGGAGTCTTCTGTGAATAAGTCGGAAGACAGACTCAGTTCAGATGAAGAAACTCCAATGGAGGAAAATGAAGAAGCAGAAGGGGAGGGTGGCAAATCTGGATGGGCAGATGCCATGTCAAAAATCCTGGGGAAACCTAATGGaacaaaaattctttcaaaagcCAGGGAATTAAAGAAAGTTAAAGTTATAGAAGATGAAGAAAAGATGGAAGAAGTGAAAAGG CGGAAGCAGAAAAGAGATTGGCGTGAAATGAGTCGGGCGAAACCACAGGTAACAGAAAGAGAGTATGAGAAAGCACTGCAAAGAACAGCAACAAG AGGAGTGGTGCAGCTGTTCAATGCTGTCAAGAAACAACAGAAGACTCTGGACAGCAAACTGAAAGAAGTTGGACCATCGGAGAGAAAACAAGCCAAAGTAATGCAAACCATGACAAAGGGAGACTTTGTTGACCTACTGAAAGGAACCAAAGCTAATGTTCTTAACAAACCAAGGACAGATGTTATGAAGAAGAGGAAAGGGTCAGTTGGAGAG GGTGATAAATCAGCGGAGGACAGGGAGCATGGTGCATCTTGGAACATACTGCGAGAAGACTTTATGATGGGTGCCAAAATGAAAGACTGGGATCAGGGTAGTGAGAGTGACGAGGACCGGAAGGGCGACCacgatgatgatgacagtgacaCGTAA
- the LOC139150281 gene encoding RRP15-like protein isoform X2 encodes MHNMTSTDAKETTDSPTHKIDQESSVNKSEDRLSSDEETPMEENEEAEGEGGKSGWADAMSKILGKPNGTKILSKARELKKVKVIEDEEKMEEVKRRKQKRDWREMSRAKPQVTEREYEKALQRTATRGVVQLFNAVKKQQKTLDSKLKEVGPSERKQAKVMQTMTKGDFVDLLKGTKANVLNKPRTDVMKKRKGSVGEGDKSAEDREHGASWNILREDFMMGAKMKDWDQGSESDEDRKGDHDDDDSDT; translated from the exons ATGCATAACATGACAT CTACAGATGCCAAAGAGACCACAGATTCACCCACTCACAAAATAGATCAGGAGTCTTCTGTGAATAAGTCGGAAGACAGACTCAGTTCAGATGAAGAAACTCCAATGGAGGAAAATGAAGAAGCAGAAGGGGAGGGTGGCAAATCTGGATGGGCAGATGCCATGTCAAAAATCCTGGGGAAACCTAATGGaacaaaaattctttcaaaagcCAGGGAATTAAAGAAAGTTAAAGTTATAGAAGATGAAGAAAAGATGGAAGAAGTGAAAAGG CGGAAGCAGAAAAGAGATTGGCGTGAAATGAGTCGGGCGAAACCACAGGTAACAGAAAGAGAGTATGAGAAAGCACTGCAAAGAACAGCAACAAG AGGAGTGGTGCAGCTGTTCAATGCTGTCAAGAAACAACAGAAGACTCTGGACAGCAAACTGAAAGAAGTTGGACCATCGGAGAGAAAACAAGCCAAAGTAATGCAAACCATGACAAAGGGAGACTTTGTTGACCTACTGAAAGGAACCAAAGCTAATGTTCTTAACAAACCAAGGACAGATGTTATGAAGAAGAGGAAAGGGTCAGTTGGAGAG GGTGATAAATCAGCGGAGGACAGGGAGCATGGTGCATCTTGGAACATACTGCGAGAAGACTTTATGATGGGTGCCAAAATGAAAGACTGGGATCAGGGTAGTGAGAGTGACGAGGACCGGAAGGGCGACCacgatgatgatgacagtgacaCGTAA